The Candidatus Zixiibacteriota bacterium genome includes a window with the following:
- the eno gene encoding phosphopyruvate hydratase: protein MSDFDYIHARQILDSRGTPTIEVDVCLTDGTLGRAAVPSGASTGAHEAVELRDGDKEVFFGKGVTKAVTNVNEKIGPALIQNDVDPFDQVSLDNFMIELDGTENKGKLGANAILGVSIATAKAAAESRGRFLYEYIGGCNCKMLPVPMMNILNGGKHADNNVDLQEFMIMPVGAENIRQALQMGAEVFGHLKKVLASKGYNTAVGDEGGFAPDLKSNEEALEVIMQAISKSGYKAGKDIMLALDPASSEFYDAKKKVYDLKAEGKKLSSDEMIDFYEGLVKKYPIISIEDGLAEDDWEGWQKFTAKMGGLIQIVGDDLFVTNPKRLARGIAEKSANSILIKLNQIGTLTETLDAIQMAQKAGFTAVVSHRSGETEDATIADVVVATSAGQIKTGSMSRSDRLAKYNQLIRIEETIGGRAVYPGLGAFYNLKK, encoded by the coding sequence ATGTCCGATTTTGATTATATCCATGCAAGACAGATTCTCGACAGTCGCGGTACGCCGACAATCGAGGTCGATGTCTGCCTGACCGACGGCACTCTGGGTCGTGCGGCGGTTCCCTCGGGAGCATCGACCGGCGCTCATGAAGCGGTGGAATTACGCGACGGCGACAAGGAGGTTTTCTTCGGCAAAGGAGTTACCAAGGCGGTAACCAACGTCAACGAGAAAATCGGCCCGGCCCTGATACAGAACGATGTCGATCCGTTCGATCAGGTTTCCCTCGATAATTTCATGATCGAGCTGGACGGCACCGAAAACAAGGGCAAGCTCGGCGCCAACGCCATTTTGGGGGTTTCGATCGCGACGGCCAAGGCGGCGGCGGAATCGCGCGGGCGGTTTTTGTACGAATATATCGGCGGTTGTAATTGCAAAATGCTGCCGGTGCCGATGATGAATATTCTCAACGGCGGCAAACACGCCGACAACAACGTCGACCTGCAGGAGTTCATGATCATGCCGGTCGGCGCGGAGAATATCAGACAGGCGCTTCAGATGGGAGCCGAGGTGTTCGGGCATCTTAAAAAGGTGCTCGCCTCCAAGGGCTACAACACGGCCGTCGGCGACGAGGGTGGTTTTGCTCCGGATCTGAAGTCCAACGAGGAGGCGCTCGAGGTAATCATGCAGGCAATTTCCAAGTCCGGTTATAAAGCGGGCAAGGATATCATGCTGGCGCTCGACCCGGCCTCTTCTGAATTCTACGACGCCAAGAAAAAAGTCTACGACCTCAAAGCCGAGGGGAAAAAGCTCTCGTCCGACGAGATGATTGATTTCTACGAAGGCCTGGTGAAAAAGTATCCGATCATTTCGATTGAGGACGGCCTTGCCGAAGACGACTGGGAAGGCTGGCAGAAGTTCACTGCGAAAATGGGTGGTCTGATTCAGATTGTCGGCGATGATCTGTTCGTGACCAATCCCAAGCGGCTCGCCCGAGGTATCGCCGAGAAATCGGCCAACTCGATTTTGATCAAGCTGAATCAGATCGGCACCCTGACCGAGACGCTCGATGCCATCCAGATGGCCCAGAAGGCCGGGTTCACAGCGGTGGTGTCACATCGCAGCGGTGAGACCGAGGACGCCACGATCGCCGATGTGGTCGTTGCGACTTCGGCGGGACAGATCAAAACCGGATCGATGTCGCGTTCGGATCGGCTGGCCAAGTACAACCAGTTGATTCGGATTGAGGAGACAATCGGCGGCCGGGCGGTCTATCCGGGATTGGGGGCGTTCTATAATCTGAAGAAATAG
- a CDS encoding PFL family protein, translating to MTYDPNEIIETIHMTEVEHLDIRTVTLGVSLRDCSHPDPKTLCANIRQRLLTVAENHVKTVETVSAEFGIPIANKRIAVTPISVVADGHDIGTFIEVAETLDACAAELGIDYLAGYSALVQKGMTIGDKNLIESIPDALASTKRICSSINVASTLAGINMDAIAKMAHIIKALAEKTDQAIGCCKLVVFANAVEDNPFIAGAFHGISEPQTVINVGISGPGVVLNAIKRAGQCDLGALAEVIKRTAFKVTRMGEMVGRKVSERLGVEFGIIDLSLAPTPAEGDSVADILEAIGVERCGCHGTTAALMMLNDAVKKGGLMASSYVGGLSGAFIPVSEDAGMIRAVEAGALSLEKLEAMTAVCSVGLDMVAVPGDTPAETIAGIIADECAIGVVNHKTTAVRIIPVPGKMVGQSAEYGGLLGTAPIQPVSKFSSRNFILRGGRIPAPSGGIKN from the coding sequence ATGACCTACGATCCTAATGAAATAATCGAAACCATACACATGACCGAGGTGGAGCACCTCGATATCCGCACCGTAACCCTCGGGGTCTCCCTGCGCGACTGCTCCCACCCCGATCCGAAAACCCTCTGCGCCAACATCCGCCAGCGTCTGCTGACGGTGGCCGAGAATCACGTTAAGACGGTCGAAACCGTGTCCGCCGAATTCGGCATCCCGATCGCCAACAAACGTATCGCCGTCACTCCGATCTCCGTCGTGGCCGACGGACACGACATCGGTACCTTCATCGAGGTGGCCGAGACACTCGATGCCTGCGCTGCCGAGTTGGGTATCGACTATCTCGCGGGCTATTCCGCCCTCGTGCAGAAAGGGATGACGATTGGCGATAAGAATCTGATCGAGTCGATTCCGGATGCTCTGGCCTCGACCAAGAGAATCTGCAGCTCGATTAACGTAGCCTCGACTCTGGCCGGGATCAACATGGACGCGATCGCCAAAATGGCTCATATCATCAAGGCTCTCGCCGAAAAAACCGACCAGGCTATCGGCTGCTGCAAGCTGGTTGTGTTCGCCAACGCGGTCGAGGATAATCCGTTCATTGCCGGAGCGTTCCACGGTATCAGTGAGCCGCAGACGGTCATCAACGTCGGTATCTCCGGGCCGGGTGTCGTTCTTAACGCCATCAAACGAGCCGGACAATGCGATCTCGGCGCGCTGGCTGAGGTAATCAAACGAACGGCTTTCAAGGTTACCCGCATGGGGGAGATGGTCGGTCGCAAAGTCTCCGAGCGTCTCGGTGTGGAGTTTGGCATCATTGATCTTTCGCTTGCGCCGACTCCGGCCGAGGGCGACTCGGTCGCCGACATTCTCGAAGCAATCGGCGTCGAACGCTGCGGTTGCCACGGCACCACGGCGGCGTTGATGATGCTCAACGACGCCGTCAAGAAGGGGGGCCTTATGGCCTCGTCGTATGTCGGCGGATTGTCCGGAGCGTTCATTCCCGTGTCCGAGGACGCCGGTATGATCCGGGCGGTCGAGGCGGGGGCGCTGTCGCTCGAAAAGCTCGAGGCCATGACGGCGGTTTGCTCGGTCGGTCTCGACATGGTGGCCGTGCCGGGTGATACTCCGGCCGAAACCATCGCCGGGATTATCGCCGATGAATGCGCTATCGGTGTCGTGAACCATAAAACCACCGCCGTGCGCATCATTCCGGTGCCGGGCAAGATGGTGGGGCAGTCGGCCGAATACGGCGGTCTGTTGGGCACTGCTCCGATCCAGCCGGTGAGCAAGTTCTCGTCTCGCAATTTCATTTTACGCGGCGGCCGCATCCCGGCCCCCAGCGGCGGGATTAAGAATTAA
- the rpsA gene encoding 30S ribosomal protein S1, giving the protein MAEANKPTTTAKVSKRKAGAAKKTKKAKTKLTKQVEVHEVDREQLDTQQAERVLTDRHKRVLEKAKARSTMPAPHEVEEVEAVKITDVSGVVYDVNEWNSMVDMYDSTIKDIKEGEVVTGTVMGVTRDDVIVDVGFKSEGIISIGEFPTPVNIAVGDEIEVFLEEIEDSNGQLILSKQKADFMRVWDKIRDVHDSGDQIQGTVVRRIKGGLVVDVMGVDAFLPGSQVALRQVPDFDALIGQNMDLKIIKINKTRRNIVVSRRIVLEEKRETMRAALLSEIGVGQIRQGVVKNITDFGVFIDLGGVDGLLHITDMSWGRIRHPSEMVNLGEKIDVKILDFDEKTSRISLGLKQMTPYPWENIEQKYPLGRQVTGRVVSITDYGAFVELEKGVEGLIHISEMSWTQHIKHPSKIMNVNDQVEAIVLSVDKENEKISLGIKQMEPDPWATIEDKYPPGQIVSGKVRNLTAFGAFVELEEGIDGLVHISDMSWTKRIQHPSEVMKKGDKVDVKILKIDHENRRISLGYKQLMDDPWPEIAKKYSVGGDCLGTITKVLDRGVVVDLDGDVEGFVPMAQLARKGGEGEEGPKEGDSIPLQVIELDKGQRKVILSEAAYYRKREKGDSEPPKPQPKAEAAPVEDSTPREPERPRLPDPPKTTAMEDAMPAELRALASQVSQPQPEEPKTSEEPPASDKSDSEEKSE; this is encoded by the coding sequence ATGGCGGAAGCCAACAAACCCACAACCACTGCCAAGGTGTCAAAACGTAAGGCAGGCGCTGCTAAGAAGACCAAGAAAGCCAAGACCAAGCTGACCAAGCAGGTTGAGGTCCATGAGGTCGATCGTGAGCAGTTAGACACCCAACAAGCGGAACGAGTTCTAACCGATCGTCACAAGCGTGTATTGGAAAAGGCCAAAGCCCGGTCAACCATGCCCGCTCCGCACGAGGTAGAAGAAGTCGAAGCCGTTAAAATCACCGATGTCTCCGGCGTCGTTTACGATGTCAATGAATGGAATTCCATGGTCGACATGTATGATTCCACTATCAAGGACATCAAGGAAGGTGAAGTCGTCACCGGAACGGTGATGGGCGTGACTCGCGACGATGTGATCGTCGATGTCGGGTTCAAGTCCGAAGGTATCATCTCGATCGGCGAGTTTCCCACGCCGGTAAACATTGCGGTCGGAGATGAAATCGAGGTTTTCCTGGAGGAGATCGAAGACTCCAACGGTCAGTTGATTCTCTCCAAGCAGAAAGCCGACTTTATGCGCGTCTGGGATAAAATCCGCGACGTGCACGACAGCGGTGACCAGATCCAGGGCACTGTTGTCCGTCGTATTAAGGGCGGACTCGTAGTCGACGTCATGGGCGTCGATGCCTTCCTGCCCGGCTCTCAGGTGGCTCTGCGTCAGGTTCCTGATTTCGATGCCCTCATCGGTCAGAACATGGACCTGAAGATCATCAAGATCAACAAGACCCGCCGCAACATCGTTGTCTCCCGTCGAATCGTGCTCGAAGAAAAGCGCGAGACGATGCGAGCCGCTCTGCTTTCCGAAATCGGTGTCGGCCAGATCCGTCAGGGTGTGGTCAAGAACATTACCGACTTCGGCGTTTTCATCGACCTGGGCGGTGTCGACGGACTCCTGCATATCACCGATATGTCATGGGGCCGGATTCGTCACCCCTCCGAGATGGTCAATCTCGGCGAGAAGATCGATGTCAAGATTCTCGACTTCGACGAGAAGACCTCGCGTATTTCGCTTGGTCTGAAGCAGATGACCCCGTATCCCTGGGAGAACATCGAGCAGAAATATCCGCTCGGTCGACAGGTTACCGGTCGTGTGGTTTCGATCACCGATTACGGTGCATTCGTCGAGCTGGAGAAGGGTGTCGAAGGGCTTATCCACATCTCCGAGATGTCCTGGACACAGCACATCAAGCACCCGTCCAAGATCATGAACGTGAACGACCAGGTCGAAGCGATCGTTCTCTCGGTGGACAAAGAGAACGAAAAAATCTCGCTGGGTATCAAGCAGATGGAGCCCGATCCCTGGGCCACTATCGAAGATAAATACCCTCCGGGTCAGATTGTCTCCGGCAAGGTGCGCAACCTGACCGCTTTCGGCGCTTTCGTGGAGCTGGAAGAAGGGATCGATGGCCTGGTACATATTTCCGATATGTCCTGGACCAAGCGTATTCAGCACCCGTCCGAGGTGATGAAGAAGGGCGATAAGGTCGATGTGAAGATTCTCAAGATCGACCATGAAAATCGCCGCATTTCGCTTGGTTACAAACAGCTGATGGATGACCCGTGGCCAGAGATCGCCAAGAAATACTCGGTCGGCGGCGATTGCCTCGGTACGATCACGAAAGTGCTCGACCGTGGCGTTGTGGTTGACCTCGATGGTGATGTCGAAGGGTTCGTGCCGATGGCTCAGCTTGCTCGCAAGGGCGGTGAAGGAGAAGAGGGACCCAAAGAGGGTGACTCGATTCCTCTACAGGTAATCGAACTCGACAAAGGTCAGCGCAAGGTGATCCTGTCCGAGGCCGCTTACTACCGCAAGCGGGAGAAGGGTGATTCGGAACCGCCGAAGCCACAGCCGAAGGCCGAAGCAGCCCCGGTCGAGGATTCGACTCCGCGTGAGCCGGAACGACCGAGATTGCCCGATCCGCCGAAGACTACCGCGATGGAAGACGCCATGCCGGCCGAACTCCGTGCTTTGGCTTCCCAGGTCTCGCAACCTCAGCCCGAGGAACCGAAGACCAGCGAAGAACCTCCGGCATCCGACAAATCCGACTCGGAGGAGAAATCCGAGTAA
- a CDS encoding sodium/proline symporter has protein sequence MDNNTVLIISFLVYSLGIVAFGLYSTSRRKQTDDDFVLANRELGPWASSLSASASSESGWVMLGLVGEAYAYGLSAIWIIPGIAVGYLFNWFVLADRLRVSTKQSGAVTLTQFIASRFGEKSAMVRAIPVLIITAAMLGYVAAQMNAAGKAFDAVFALPYHWGVLAGAAIIMAYTITGGFRAVCWTDIIQASFMVIALLFMPVIVFVKLGSFTAVGDALRAADPALLTWSSGKAGLAGLGFVVGLLGIGLGYPGQPHILSRFMAARDMKVVKKAGMIAFGWFILVYAGAISFGLFARAYFGEIADPEQALPLAVGQFLPAVLGGFVIAAIVSAICSTADSQLIVVSSTISRDVIPLFRKGKADFARTQLIDRWVLVILAILSVLFALTENRMIFTFVLYAWSAMGAAFGPVVILGLLWKRTTRAGAVAGMIVGAVVTVIWKETAVLKAALYELVPAFVLAFLTVVIVSLLTQEGREK, from the coding sequence ATGGACAACAACACCGTCTTGATTATTTCATTCCTCGTTTATTCGCTGGGGATCGTAGCGTTCGGTCTCTATTCGACCAGCCGTCGCAAACAGACGGATGACGATTTCGTTCTCGCCAATCGCGAACTCGGTCCCTGGGCCTCGAGCCTTTCGGCCTCGGCCAGTTCCGAGTCGGGCTGGGTAATGCTCGGTCTGGTAGGTGAGGCTTACGCCTACGGTCTTTCGGCCATCTGGATCATTCCCGGTATCGCAGTCGGTTACCTGTTCAACTGGTTCGTGCTGGCCGATCGCCTGCGAGTGAGCACCAAACAGTCGGGAGCAGTGACACTCACCCAGTTCATTGCCAGTCGTTTCGGGGAAAAATCCGCGATGGTGCGAGCAATTCCGGTGCTGATCATCACGGCTGCGATGCTAGGTTACGTGGCAGCTCAGATGAATGCCGCCGGGAAGGCATTCGATGCCGTATTCGCTCTTCCCTATCATTGGGGTGTTCTGGCGGGAGCCGCGATCATCATGGCTTACACTATCACCGGCGGTTTTCGCGCCGTGTGCTGGACGGATATCATACAGGCGAGTTTTATGGTGATCGCATTGCTTTTCATGCCGGTCATCGTTTTTGTCAAACTCGGTAGTTTCACGGCGGTTGGGGATGCGTTGCGAGCGGCCGACCCCGCTCTTTTAACCTGGTCTTCAGGCAAAGCGGGACTGGCCGGACTGGGATTCGTGGTCGGTCTGCTTGGCATCGGACTCGGTTATCCCGGACAACCGCACATCCTGTCGCGTTTCATGGCCGCACGTGATATGAAGGTTGTCAAAAAAGCCGGGATGATCGCATTCGGCTGGTTTATTCTCGTCTACGCCGGAGCGATTTCGTTCGGGTTGTTTGCCCGAGCCTATTTTGGAGAAATTGCCGACCCGGAGCAGGCCCTGCCATTGGCGGTGGGCCAGTTCCTTCCGGCAGTGCTGGGTGGATTCGTCATTGCCGCCATAGTCTCGGCGATCTGCTCCACGGCCGACTCGCAGTTAATCGTGGTATCCTCGACCATCTCGCGCGATGTGATCCCGCTTTTTCGCAAAGGCAAAGCCGATTTCGCAAGAACCCAACTCATCGATCGCTGGGTTCTGGTGATCCTGGCGATTCTTTCGGTGTTGTTCGCCTTGACCGAAAATCGTATGATTTTCACCTTCGTGCTTTATGCCTGGTCGGCGATGGGAGCGGCGTTCGGGCCGGTGGTCATTTTAGGTTTGCTTTGGAAACGAACCACTCGTGCCGGAGCGGTGGCCGGAATGATCGTCGGCGCCGTGGTGACGGTGATCTGGAAAGAAACCGCGGTCCTAAAAGCTGCCCTGTATGAGTTAGTCCCGGCATTCGTGCTGGCGTTTTTAACGGTAGTAATCGTGAGCCTCCTGACGCAGGAAGGCCGCGAAAAATAA
- the cmk gene encoding (d)CMP kinase: protein MNSRPLNLSKLKGKVIAIDGPAGAGKSTTAKALAERLGYIYLDTGAMYRALTWFALQNGIPPFDETSLTQVARKVPLEFKPTDGVNRVFFNGIDVTEAIRTPEVTRDVSEVAAHPGVREAMVARQREISRKGSIVAEGRDTTTVVFPNADFKIYLDATVRERAQRRLLELTRKGFTTTLEEQEADIRRRDKYDSNRAHSPLKQAKDAFVVDTTNLSIDEQVDRILTLILKSLKTS, encoded by the coding sequence ATGAATTCACGGCCACTCAACCTTTCCAAGCTCAAAGGGAAAGTAATCGCCATCGACGGCCCGGCCGGAGCCGGTAAGTCAACCACCGCCAAGGCCTTGGCTGAACGCCTGGGGTATATCTATCTCGATACCGGAGCGATGTATCGAGCCTTGACCTGGTTTGCCCTACAAAATGGCATTCCTCCCTTCGATGAAACCAGTCTGACTCAGGTGGCCAGGAAAGTCCCGCTCGAATTCAAGCCGACCGATGGTGTCAACCGGGTGTTTTTCAACGGCATAGACGTTACCGAAGCTATTCGCACTCCCGAAGTTACCCGCGATGTTTCCGAAGTCGCGGCTCATCCCGGTGTTCGCGAGGCGATGGTGGCTCGGCAGCGTGAAATCTCCCGCAAGGGATCGATTGTTGCCGAAGGCCGCGATACCACCACGGTCGTATTCCCCAACGCCGATTTCAAAATCTATCTCGATGCCACTGTCCGCGAGCGGGCTCAACGCCGCCTGTTGGAGTTGACCCGTAAAGGGTTTACTACCACGCTTGAAGAACAGGAAGCCGACATTCGCCGCCGGGATAAATACGACTCCAATCGCGCCCATTCACCGCTCAAGCAGGCCAAGGATGCCTTTGTGGTCGACACTACCAATCTCTCAATCGATGAGCAAGTTGATCGTATTCTGACGTTGATTCTCAAGTCGCTGAAGACGTCATGA
- a CDS encoding lysophospholipid acyltransferase family protein encodes MKILYYTGKSLTWLIFKILFRIRIRGTENIPAEGPFILATNHLSYFDPPLSGSFFKREVYFMAKQELFKNKLFGGIIRRTNALPIRRGAVDRAALEMCLGVLERGEALTIFPEGTRSKGDKFLSAKPGIGMVAVRAGCPIVPAYIHGSNHLSACFFGRDRMSITYGKPITADEVAAYSADKQGYQALAEAVMERIGALKAERLELKQLPAKTD; translated from the coding sequence ATGAAAATTCTCTATTATACCGGTAAGTCGCTGACCTGGCTTATCTTCAAGATTCTTTTCCGCATTCGTATTCGCGGTACGGAAAACATCCCGGCGGAAGGTCCGTTTATCCTCGCCACCAACCACCTCTCCTATTTTGACCCACCGCTGTCGGGCAGTTTCTTCAAGCGTGAGGTTTATTTCATGGCCAAACAGGAGCTGTTCAAGAATAAGCTCTTTGGCGGGATCATTCGCCGCACCAACGCTTTGCCCATCAGACGCGGCGCCGTCGACCGAGCCGCTCTTGAAATGTGCCTGGGAGTGCTCGAACGGGGAGAAGCGTTAACGATATTCCCCGAAGGCACTCGCTCCAAAGGGGACAAGTTCCTGTCGGCCAAACCCGGTATCGGCATGGTTGCCGTTCGGGCCGGTTGCCCGATAGTCCCGGCCTATATCCACGGTTCCAATCATCTTAGTGCCTGTTTCTTCGGTCGTGATCGGATGAGCATCACCTACGGCAAACCGATAACCGCCGATGAGGTGGCTGCTTACAGCGCCGACAAACAAGGTTATCAGGCTCTGGCTGAGGCGGTTATGGAGCGTATTGGCGCCCTTAAAGCCGAGCGCCTCGAACTCAAGCAGTTACCGGCAAAAACCGACTAA
- a CDS encoding DUF4097 family beta strand repeat-containing protein: MNLIRIIVSGLTFVLSVVSVVMAADIEKTFPAKETVNVNTVSGDCRIEVWDKNEIRVEIVDQMRPADSWEPVFRELSSSIKMTEEHYESNRGRIIWTIYVPQGTEVRFSTASGDMEIRNLKGDVDIETASGDIAMYGCKGEVDINTASGDINIEEITGRLDVSTASGDIDITGLSGLTDISTASGDIDIEDARLSESSSFSTASGDVIVSLAEKPTGDIEVSTASGNAAIECNGHELTGTVEMYAHYRSGDIDTDFDLGKKRVIRRDGDKWKFLTGVLGSEDPLIVISTASGRAELNK; encoded by the coding sequence ATGAATTTGATACGGATTATCGTGTCGGGACTGACATTCGTTTTATCAGTTGTCTCGGTAGTGATGGCAGCGGATATCGAAAAAACCTTCCCGGCCAAGGAAACGGTTAATGTCAACACGGTCAGCGGTGATTGCCGGATAGAAGTCTGGGACAAAAACGAGATCCGGGTAGAGATTGTCGATCAAATGCGCCCCGCCGATAGCTGGGAACCGGTTTTCAGAGAGCTGTCAAGTTCGATTAAAATGACCGAGGAGCATTATGAATCCAACCGGGGACGAATTATCTGGACGATCTACGTACCGCAGGGAACAGAAGTCCGGTTCTCGACCGCTTCCGGAGATATGGAGATTCGTAATCTCAAAGGTGATGTCGATATCGAGACTGCCTCAGGTGATATAGCGATGTATGGATGCAAGGGAGAAGTTGATATCAATACCGCCAGCGGCGACATCAACATCGAGGAGATCACCGGTCGTCTCGATGTGTCAACGGCTTCGGGTGATATCGACATAACCGGCCTGAGTGGACTGACCGACATCTCAACAGCCTCAGGCGATATCGACATCGAAGATGCCCGGCTCAGTGAGTCATCGTCATTCAGTACCGCTTCGGGTGATGTCATAGTCAGTTTGGCTGAAAAGCCAACCGGAGACATTGAGGTCTCTACAGCATCCGGCAACGCAGCCATCGAATGCAACGGACACGAATTGACCGGCACGGTTGAAATGTATGCCCACTATCGTAGCGGGGATATCGATACCGATTTTGATCTTGGTAAAAAACGCGTGATCCGGCGCGACGGTGACAAATGGAAATTCCTTACCGGCGTACTGGGCAGCGAGGATCCTTTAATCGTAATAAGCACCGCCAGCGGCCGGGCTGAGTTGAACAAATAG
- a CDS encoding penicillin acylase family protein produces MSPAKKFMRLVLIGLVGMIVGVVVAAYGLLRLSVPPDEGVLVTAGLRDTVEVTFDARGIPQIWANNEHDALFALGRQHAADRMFQMDLIRRVAQGRLSETLGSITIDLDRQQRAIGHGRIAAAYLDKLDPAVRDKIQAYVDGINSYRLTCRAMPFEFRLLPTDFEAWTVYDCLSILSFQTWFSNALMSRDEFARELTEKVGPERAAELLPIYPDDAPTSVPEETRLGNLDTPYPGRTAEQPMPSFSLIPTPWRMSEASNAWAVSPAKSVGGAAMLASDPHLEINRLPQFWYGAGLHIGDSVGVLGITVPGMPYFVMGHNGRAAWAFTVGGVDVVDYYAEQLNPDNVHQYLTPQGFVDFEIFVDTFAVANDDSPVIESTLVSCHGPVVFDSTNTNEVYTLHWAGYDVDLADAARAGFELSATASFDQFRHTVVRFGALDAAWIYADSSGNIGYQLGTPIPQRPSGANGLPLEGWLDDIAWSAYTLPPDQTPHVANPACGFLASCNNLSTRAIKIPGNYASDRIRRITALLSQSEQVSAEDMRRMQLDRTDLGLLKWSQRLADVMPFVDSAVLAKKVYNWNGVVDTSDQVAPLVLDFIDALKEKLYGDELGDLASEVPTALLDRQFNNYYDSISIIIAQGLNHRLQGASLVAAEKAREQYDGRTMGELQTLAMRHPMAVVPLIGSLLDLSHGPWPWPGSAGTLNASFSFDNPDGTYRVVVGPSWRFVIDFARIDSASFVLPAGNSGNPMSEHFFDFFEDWREGRTWTVPFSRPAVRARAVSVLTLTPTGD; encoded by the coding sequence TTGAGTCCTGCCAAGAAATTCATGCGACTGGTGCTGATTGGCCTGGTCGGAATGATTGTCGGTGTGGTTGTCGCCGCGTACGGATTGCTTCGTCTCTCCGTTCCCCCGGATGAAGGTGTTCTGGTAACCGCCGGTCTGCGCGACACAGTCGAGGTTACGTTCGACGCTCGTGGCATCCCGCAGATCTGGGCCAACAACGAACACGATGCGTTGTTCGCGTTGGGACGTCAGCATGCCGCCGACCGGATGTTTCAGATGGATCTGATCAGGCGGGTGGCTCAGGGACGGTTGTCGGAAACACTAGGGAGTATTACTATCGACCTGGACCGACAACAACGAGCGATCGGGCACGGACGTATCGCCGCCGCTTATCTGGATAAACTCGACCCAGCGGTACGCGATAAAATACAGGCTTACGTCGACGGCATTAACTCATATCGCCTTACCTGCCGGGCGATGCCGTTCGAGTTTCGTCTTCTTCCGACCGATTTCGAGGCCTGGACCGTTTATGACTGTCTCAGCATCCTTTCCTTTCAAACCTGGTTCTCGAACGCGTTGATGAGTCGCGATGAATTCGCGCGGGAACTGACGGAAAAAGTCGGTCCCGAACGAGCCGCCGAATTGCTGCCGATCTACCCCGATGACGCCCCGACGTCAGTTCCCGAAGAAACCAGGCTCGGCAACCTGGATACTCCTTACCCCGGTCGCACGGCAGAGCAACCGATGCCGTCGTTCAGTTTGATTCCGACACCCTGGCGAATGAGTGAGGCCTCGAACGCCTGGGCCGTGAGTCCGGCAAAAAGCGTCGGCGGAGCAGCGATGCTCGCTTCCGATCCGCATCTTGAAATAAACCGGCTGCCGCAATTCTGGTACGGCGCAGGTTTGCATATCGGCGACAGTGTCGGCGTTTTGGGTATTACCGTACCGGGGATGCCTTATTTCGTGATGGGACACAACGGCCGTGCGGCATGGGCGTTTACGGTTGGCGGGGTCGATGTGGTCGACTACTATGCGGAGCAACTCAATCCTGACAACGTCCATCAGTATCTCACACCGCAGGGGTTCGTGGATTTCGAGATATTCGTAGATACGTTCGCCGTAGCCAACGACGATAGTCCGGTAATCGAATCGACTCTGGTATCGTGTCACGGACCGGTAGTGTTCGATTCCACCAACACCAACGAAGTCTACACTCTCCATTGGGCGGGTTATGATGTTGACCTGGCCGATGCGGCTCGGGCCGGTTTTGAGTTGAGTGCCACCGCCTCGTTTGACCAGTTCCGACATACGGTGGTGCGTTTCGGGGCGCTCGATGCCGCCTGGATTTACGCCGACAGCAGCGGTAATATCGGCTATCAACTCGGGACACCGATTCCGCAACGGCCTTCCGGGGCAAACGGTCTTCCTCTTGAAGGCTGGCTTGATGATATCGCCTGGTCGGCTTACACCTTGCCACCGGATCAAACCCCGCACGTTGCCAATCCGGCCTGCGGATTTCTTGCATCGTGCAATAATCTCAGCACCCGTGCTATAAAAATTCCCGGTAATTACGCCTCAGATCGGATCAGGCGCATTACGGCGCTTCTGTCGCAGTCCGAACAGGTAAGCGCCGAAGACATGCGCCGGATGCAATTGGATCGCACCGACCTCGGTCTGCTTAAATGGTCGCAACGACTGGCGGATGTCATGCCGTTCGTGGATTCGGCAGTGCTGGCCAAAAAGGTGTACAACTGGAACGGCGTGGTCGATACCTCGGACCAGGTTGCGCCGCTGGTATTGGACTTCATCGATGCCCTGAAAGAAAAACTCTACGGCGATGAACTGGGGGACCTGGCATCGGAAGTACCCACAGCATTACTCGACCGTCAGTTCAACAATTACTATGACTCCATCTCAATAATTATCGCTCAGGGCTTGAACCACCGCTTGCAAGGTGCTTCGCTGGTTGCAGCCGAAAAAGCCCGGGAGCAATACGATGGGCGTACGATGGGTGAGCTTCAAACGCTCGCCATGCGTCATCCCATGGCGGTCGTGCCGTTAATCGGAAGCCTGCTCGATTTATCGCACGGCCCCTGGCCCTGGCCCGGTTCTGCCGGAACTCTCAACGCTTCGTTCTCGTTTGACAACCCGGACGGAACCTATCGGGTCGTAGTGGGGCCAAGCTGGCGTTTCGTAATCGATTTCGCCCGAATTGACAGCGCCTCCTTCGTGCTCCCGGCCGGCAACTCCGGCAATCCGATGAGCGAGCACTTCTTTGACTTTTTCGAGGATTGGCGCGAAGGGCGTACGTGGACGGTGCCATTTTCACGACCGGCCGTCAGGGCTCGTGCGGTCTCCGTGCTCACCCTCACCCCGACCGGTGATTGA